A window of the Lactuca sativa cultivar Salinas chromosome 7, Lsat_Salinas_v11, whole genome shotgun sequence genome harbors these coding sequences:
- the LOC111881669 gene encoding formin-like protein 18, producing the protein MAMFRKLVYKKPPDGLLEISERVYVFDCCFTTDAWDKQNYKGYMGNVVTQLKDHYPDASILVFNFREGDTTSQLASALSNYEMTIVEYPRHHEGCPLLQMEVIHHFLRSCESWLSLGLQNVLLMHCERGGWPVLAFMLAALLIYRKHYSGESKTLDMVYKQAPIELLHLFSSMNPLPSQLRYLQYVSRRNVATEWPPLDRALSLDCVIMRMIPDVDGNGGFCPIFRIFGQDPYMPGDKTTKLLFLTQRSSRTVRYYKQAECELVIIDIDCHIQGDIVLECISLQDDKVHESIIFRAMFNTSFIRSNILILTGDEIDIPWDAKYQFPNDFKAEFLFSEMNASAPVVSMDSFFFDEKDGLPIEAFAKVQEMFSSADWLAPKNDNAGFNRVNSQSTLLPTSSSHPLNRVNSQSTLLPTNEMQVSGFPPSILPPGFPLKESDTKTGSTSQSIPSPVAPSTPFKENRDTGHKPPHATSSPQTESPSSMNEKGTGAGLPGNLSLSSTSSPRAPPASPPPSPPTPPQQEKVATPGAPSTPPPRSPTLTTPPSSKPASPVKDKSTTPAEPSPPPPPPPPPPPPTAPMTEKPETTAGPSTSPPQPPPPPPPPPSAAPPPPPPPAPPTPSAPPPPPPPAPPTPSAPPPPPPPAPSNAPPPPPAPFAKGGGPGPPPPPPPAPSANGGGAPPPPPPRGPNASGAPAPPPPLGRGRGSLQTMAKTQQLKKLKPLHWLKLTRAVQGSLWAETQKSGEAVKTPEIDISELENLFSAAIPPDKNAAKSKSAPIANKPEKVQLIDHRRAYNCEIMLSKVKIPLHELMDYVLALDESALDVDQVDNLIKFCPTKEEMEVLKNYKGEKDKLGKCEQFFLELMKVPRTESKLRVFSFKLQFGSQAKDLRKSLNSVNTAVEQVRSSCKFKRVMQTILQLGNALNQGTARGAAVGFRLDSLLKLTDTRARNKRMTLMHYLCKVLVDKLPELLDFSKDLDSLEPASKVQLKYLAEEMQAISKGLEKVVQELSMAENDGPVSEKFLKALKEFLCTAEGEARSLASLYSLVGKNVDALILYFGEDPARCPYEHVVSTLKNFVRTFNQAHDENCKQIEAEKKKAEKEALEEKSKPNDSKTSDEITPKPNDEKSKPSDPKISDEITTKPNDEKSKQSDENSKVIDSQIDQSEQTKNPPIKTE; encoded by the exons ATGGCAATGTTCCGGAAATTGGTCTATAAAAAGCCGCCGGATGGACTTCTCGAGATTTCTGAAAGAGTCTATG TCTTTGACTGCTGTTTCACTACTGATGCTTGGGATAAACAAAATTACAAAGGTTATATGGGAAACGTAGTAACTCAGCTCAAGGATCATTATCCCGATGCTTCAATCCTGGTTTTTAATTTCCGCGAGGGAGATACAACATCCCAGCTTGCTTCTGCTTTATCAAATTATGAAATGACAATAGTGGAATACCCTAGGCACCATGAAGGTTGTCCTTTGCTCCAAATGGAAGTAATCCACCATTTTCTAAGATCATGTGAAAGCTGGCTTTCACTTGGCCTTCAAAACGTCCTTCTAATGCACTGTGAGCGTGGTGGTTGGCCTGTTTTGGCTTTCATGTTGGCTGCACTTTTGATTTACAGAAAACATTATTCAGGGGAATCCAAGACCCTGGACATGGTTTATAAACAAGCTCCTATTGAGCTTCTACACTTGTTTTCATCAATGAATCCTTTACCTTCTCAATTGAGGTACTTACAGTATGTATCAAGGAGGAATGTTGCAACAGAATGGCCCCCATTAGACAGAGCACTCAGTTTGGATTGTGTGATAATGAGAATGATTCCTGATGTTGATGGAAATGGTGGTTTTTGTCCTATATTCAGAATTTTTGGACAAGATCCTTACATGCCTGGTGATAAAACTACCAAACTTTTGTTCTTAACACAAAGAAGCAGTAGAACTGTTCGATATTACAAACAG GCAGAATGTGAACTTGTTATAATTGATATAGATTGTCACATTCAAGGTGATATTGTGCTGGAGTGTATAAGCTTACAAGATGATAAGGTGCATGAAAGTATAATATTTCGTGCTATGTTCAACACATCATTCATCAGATCAAATATTTTAATCCTTACTGGTGATGAAATTGACATACCTTGGGATGCTAAGTACCAATTCCCTAATGACTTCAAGGCTGAG TTTCTTTTCTCTGAGATGAATGCTTCAGCTCCTGTAGTTTCAATGGATTCTTTCTTTTTTGATGAGAAAGATGGTCTCCCAATAGAAGCATTTGCTAAAGTTCAAGAGATGTTTAGTAGTGCAGATTGGTTAGCTCCTAAAAATGATAATGCTGGATTTAATCGAGTCAACTCACAGTCAACTCTACTTCCAACCTCATCATCACATCCTCTTAACCGAGTCAACTCACAGTCAACTCTACTTCCGACAAATGAGATGCAAGTTTCTGGATTCCCACCCTCCATTCTGCCACCTGGCTTTCCATTAAAGGAAAGTGATACAAAAACTGGAAGTACTTCACAATCCATACCTTCTCCAGTAGCTCCTTCAActccttttaaagaaaacagagACACTGGACATAAACCACCACATGCCACGTCATCACCACAGACAGAGAGTCCATCTTCAATGAATGAAAAGGGTACTGGAGCTGGACTTCCTGGAAACTTATCTCTCTCTTCAACATCATCACCACGTGCACCACCAGCTTCACCGCCACCATCGCCGCCAACTCCACCTCAGCAAGAGAAGGTGGCTACACCAGGTGCACCCTCTACACCACCACCACGCTCTCCAACTTTGACAACTCCACCCTCTTCCAAACCAGCATCACCTGTGAAAGATAAGTCAACAACACCAGCTGAGCcctctccaccaccaccaccaccaccacctcctcctcctccaactgCACCTATGACAGAGAAGCCAGAAACAACAGCCGGACCCTCTACATCACCACCgcaacctccaccaccaccaccacctcctccaagcgctgcaccaccaccacctccgccaCCAGCTCCTCCTACACCATCAGCGCCgcctccaccacctccaccagCTCCTCCTACACCATCAGCGccgcctccaccaccaccaccagctcCTTCAAatgcaccaccacctcctccagcACCTTTTGCAAAGGGAGGTGGTCCaggtccaccaccaccacctcctccagcACCTTCTGCTAACGGAGGCGgtgcaccaccaccaccaccaccaagagGACCCAATGCATCCGGAGCTCCCGCTCCCCCACCACCTCTAGGTAGGGGGCGTGGTTCATTACAAACAATGGCAAAAACTCAACAATTAAAGAAACTGAAGCCTTTACATTGGTTAAAACTCACAAGAGCAGTTCAAGGAAGCTTATGGGCTGAAACACAAAAATCTGGTGAAGCTGTTAA GACACCAGAGATTGATATATCAGAACTTGAGAATCTTTTCTCAGCTGCAATTCCTCCTGACAAGAATGCTGCAAAATCAAAATCTGCTCCAATAGCTAATAAACCAGAAAAAGTTCAACTG ATTGATCATAGGCGAGCATACAACTGTGAGATCATGCTTTCAAAGGTGAAGATACCTTTGCATGAACTAATG GATTATGTACTTGCTCTAGATGAGTCAGCATTGGATGTTGATCAGGTGGATAACCTCATAAAGTTTTGTCCTACAAAAGAAGAGATGGAAGTGCTAAAG AACTACAAAGGAGAAAAGGATAAATTGGGAAAATGTGAACAGTTCTTTTTGGAGCTAATGAAAGTTCCACGAACAGAATCTAAGCTCAGAGTTTTCTCCTTCAAGTTACAGTTTGGATCACAG GCTAAAGATCTTAGAAAGAGCTTAAACTCAGTAAATACAGCTGTGGAACAG GTCAGAAGTTCGTGTAAGTTCAAGAGAGTAATGCAAACAATTCTACAACTTGGAAATGCCCTGAACCAAGGCACAGCAAGAG GTGCTGCTGTTGGGTTCAGATTGGATAGCCTTCTAAAGCTTACGGATACTCGTGCAAGGAATAAAAGAATGACACTCATGCATTATCTTTGTAAG GTGCTTGTTGACAAACTACCTGAACTCCTTGACTTCTCCAAGGATCTTGACAGTTTGGAACCTGCATCAAAG gTACAATTAAAATATCTTGCAGAGGAAATGCAAGCTATTAGCAAAGGCCTTGAGAAAGTTGTCCAGGAATTGTCAATGGCTGAAAATGATGGACCTGTCTCTGAAAAATTTCTCAAA GCATTGAAGGAGTTTCTTTGTACAGCAGAAGGTGAAGCAAGATCCTTGGCCTCTCTCTACTCTTTAGTG GGTAAAAATGTAGACGCATTAATTCTTTACTTTGGAGAGGATCCAGCTCGGTGTCCATATGAACATG TTGTTTCGACTTTGAAGAACTTTGTGAGAACATTCAATCAAGCCCACGATGAAAACTGCAAGCAAATAGAGGCAGAAAAGAAGAAGGCCGAAAAGGAAGCCTTAGAAGAAAAATCCAAACCAAATGATTCCAAAACCTCAGATGAAATTACACCAAAACCAAATGATGAAAAATCCAAACCAAGTGATCCCAAAATCTCAGATGAAATAACAACAAAACCAAATGATGAAAAATCCAAACAAAGTGATGAAAATTCAAAAGTAATCGATTCACAAATTGACCAATCAGAACAAACAAAAAACCCTCCTATTAAAACCGAATAA